One Brassica napus cultivar Da-Ae chromosome C4, Da-Ae, whole genome shotgun sequence genomic region harbors:
- the LOC106370199 gene encoding zinc finger protein ZAT4 — protein MERYKCRFCLKSFINGSALGGHMRSHMLTLSSEREERPSQLSEETESDASSSSSSDDKKEMEFGFSESETESSRINPTRKRSKRTRKLGSFGFDFKKVKTSQLGETEHHHSSASDTTTEEDLAFCLIMLSRDKWKQQNKTKQTLVEEEEEEEEDDESDHECKNRGGGGRGRFKCETCGKAFKSYQALGGHRASHRKNKTFTKTEHEEKTEYSVNEEKKIHQCPICLRVFTSGQALGGHKRSHGINNIVSGRVPKEEVSVKQRMIDLNLPAPNEDVETSVVVFDEW, from the coding sequence ATGGAGAGATACAAGTGTAGATTTTGCCTCAAGAGCTTCATCAACGGAAGCGCTTTAGGCGGTCACATGAGATCTCACATGCTTACTCTTTCTTCAGAACGTGAGGAACGGCCGAGTCAACTCAGCGAGGAAACAGAGTCtgatgcttcttcttcttcttcgtccgaTGATAAAAAGGAGATGGAGTTTGGTTTCTCCGAAAGCGAAACAGAGTCGTCGAGGATCAACCCAACTCGGAAACGATCCAAGCGAACTAGGAAACTGGGATCGTTCGGTTTCGACTTCAAGAAGGTGAAAACGAGTCAACTCGGTGAGACAGAGCATCATCACAGCTCAGCTTCTGACACGACGACGGAGGAAGATCTCGCCTTTTGTCTCATTATGCTCTCCAGAGACAAGTGGAAGCAACAGAACAAGACAAAGCAAACtctagtagaagaagaagaagaagaagaagaagacgatgagtCAGATCATGAATGCAAGaacagaggaggaggaggaagagggaGATTCAAGTGCGAGACTTGCGGTAAAGCGTTTAAATCGTATCAAGCATTGGGAGGACACAGAGCGAGCCACAGAAAGAACAAAACTTTCACAAAAACAGAGCATGAGGAGAAAACAGAGTACTCTGTTAACGAGGAGAAGAAAATTCACCAATGTCCGATCTGTTTAAGAGTTTTCACTTCAGGACAAGCACTTGGTGGTCACAAGAGGTCACACGGAATCAACAACATCGTATCGGGAAGAGTCCCTAAAGAAGAAGTATCAGTGAAACAGAGGATGATAGATCTTAACCTTCCTGCACCAAACGAAGACGTTGAAACCTCTGTGGTGGTGTTTGATGAATGGTGA
- the LOC106371215 gene encoding protein transport protein Sec61 subunit beta-like translates to MVGSGAPQRGSAAAAASMRRRKPSGSGGGASGGAAGSMLQFYTDDAPGLKISPNVVLVMSIGFIAFVAVLHVMGKLYFVK, encoded by the coding sequence ATGGTGGGAAGTGGAGCTCCACAGAGAGGAAGTGCAGCTGCAGCTGCAAGCATGCGTAGGAGGAAGCCTAGTGGAAGTGGTGGAGGAGCCTCTGGTGGTGCTGCGGGATCCATGCTTCAGTTCTACACGGATGACGCACCGGGTCTCAAGATCTCGCCTAATGTTGTACTTGTTATGAGCATCGGTTTCATTGCTTTCGTCGCTGTCCTTCATGTCATGGGAAAGCTTTACTTTGTCAAGTGA
- the LOC106370198 gene encoding SPX domain-containing protein 3 gives MKFGKRIKEQIQESLPEWRDKFLRYKELKNLISSPAPAESIFVGLLNAEIEKFNAFFVEQEEDFIIHHKELQYRIQRLVEKCGDNDDVMFREEIGEIRKDIVNFHGEMVLLVNYSNINYTGLTKILKKYDKRTGGALRSPFIQKVLRQPFFKTDLVSRLVREWETTMDAMFPALTREVEGYERSAAVSSAAAGEGIFRNTVAALMTMREMRRGSSTYGAYSLPPLNLSDSDLVLRPRHVPSPIPIPY, from the exons ATGAAGTTCGGTAAGAGGATTAAGGAACAGATACAAGAGTCGTTGCCGGAGTGGCGTGACAAGTTTCTCCGTTACAAAGAACTCAAGAATCTGATCTCTTCTCCTGCTCCGGCGGAATCTATCTTTGTCGGTTTATTGAACGCCGAGATTGAGAAGTTTAATGCCTTCTTCGTGGAGCAAGAAGAAGATTTTATCATCCACCAcaag GAATTGCAATATCGGATTCAGAGATTGGTAGAAAAATGTGGAGACAATGATGATGTAATGTTCAGAGAAGAGATTGGTGAGATCAGAAAAGATATTGTTAACTTCCATGGCGAGATGGTACTTCTCGTTAATTACAGCAACATTAACTACACTG GGTTAACAAAGATTCTGAAGAAGTACGACAAGAGAACAGGAGGAGCATTGCGATCACCGTTTATCCAGAAAGTTCTTCGTCAACCGTTTTTCAAAACGGATTTGGTGTCTAGGCTGGTGAGAGAGTGGGAGACGACGATGGACGCGATGTTTCCGGCGTTGACTAGGGAGGTGGAGGGATACGAGAGATCTGCGGCGGTGAGTTCGGCTGCGGCGGGAGAAGGGATATTTAGGAATACGGTTGCGGCGTTGATGACGAtgagagagatgagaagagGGAGTTCTACTTACGGTGCTTACTCGCTTCCGCCACTTAATCTCTCCGACTCCGATCTCGTTTTACGGCCGAGACACGTTCCTTCTCCGATACCTATTCCTTATTGA